The following are from one region of the Capsicum annuum cultivar UCD-10X-F1 unplaced genomic scaffold, UCD10Xv1.1 ctg636, whole genome shotgun sequence genome:
- the LOC124893671 gene encoding F-box/kelch-repeat protein At3g06240-like produces the protein MVIQTFEEVPKLDCPSNAELWRCFLYCCYDSLALIGVYNYRDHTHQLWLWNPSTRESIVLPGPKFPPELFCTWGLGYDSVSDDYKILKIDLKSRSEILTLKSGSWRLTNKYPTDILPALFCTDSLVFVHGAFHWIDEITRFTVSALSISSEVYTEIPLPEQMLSIYNQTWGV, from the coding sequence ATGGTTATTCAAACATTTGAGGAAGTACCAAAACTTGATTGTCCTTCAAACGCTGAACTATGGCGTTGCTTCTTATATTGTTGTTATGATAGCTTGGCGCTTATCGGGGTTTATAATTATCGTGATCATACCCATCAACTTTGGCTATGGAACCCATCCACCAGAGAATCAATAGTACTTCCCGGTCCTAAATTTCCACCGGAGCTTTTTTGCACCTGGGGATTGGGATATGACTCAGTTAGCGACGACTATAAGATCCTTAAGATTGATCTAAAATCACGCAGTGAAATTCTCACGTTGAAAAGTGGCTCCTGGAGATTAACGAATAAATATCCTACTGATATTCTCCCTGCACTATTTTGTACCGACTCTTTGGTATTTGTGCACGGAGCATTTCATTGGATCGATGAAATAACAAGATTTACGGTGAGTGCATTGAGTATTTCAAGTGAGGTGTACACGGAGATACCGTTGCCAGA